The following DNA comes from Noviherbaspirillum sp. L7-7A.
CAAGCAGCGCCAGCAGCAGCACGAAGTGGTATCGGTAGACCCGCGCCGCCCGCTTCCACGCCTGACGAAGCAGCGCAGGCGGGCCGGGGTTGATGGCTGGCGAGGTATAGGCATTCATATAGCCGGACAGCATCACAAACGCAGCCGCTGCCGACACAAAGCCCAGGGGCTGGTACGTGAACTCGGCCATCCGCGTACCCAGATGGTCGGTCATCATGATTGCCAGAAAGATGCCACGCAGCGTGTCGAGACGGAAATCGCGGTTTGCCATAATTTGTTAAATGAGCACTTTTCATTTAACAATGCAATTTTCAGGCCAAACGCACAAATTACTTTCGCATCAGACAGTTAGTAAAATATTTTTCACGCCACTTGTTAAATGGTGTAATAAATTTCGACACGAAAATCGACACGAATTTACAATTTCTTTTGATTAATGGTTTCCAGCAAGGCAAGAATCCCGGCAGTGTCTACCGGCTTGACGAAGTGATGGTCAAACCCCGCTTCCATCGCTTCCTTCCGGTCGCGCTCCTGCCCGTAACCGGTTACGGCAATGAGCAGGGTAGATGCCGTTTGCGCTTGTGCACGCAACGCGCGTGCCAGCGCATTGCCATCCATGCCTGGCAAGCCGATATCGAGCAGGCATGCATCGGGCGCTTCACGGGCGGCTCGTTCGAGAGCGGCATGGGAATCGTGCTCGACGATCACCCTGTGTCCGCAGCTTTCGAGGAACAGCGCCAGCATGGCGGCAGCGTCGGCATTGTCATCGACGATCAGGATCTTCAGCGGCCGGGGCGGCGCAGCGGGAATGGCATCATCCTGCGCGGCGCCAGCAGGCCGGACCGGCTCGACCAGCCGTGGCAGCGATACCGTGAAACGACTGCCCAGCCCCCTGCCCGCGCTCTCGGCGCCGACCGTGCCCCGGTGCAGCTCCACCAGGCTGCGCACCAGCGCCAGGCCAATGCCCAGGCCGCCCTGCGACCGGTCCAGGCTGCGTTCGGCCTGGGTGAACAGGTCGAACGCGCTGGAAATCAGTTCGGCCGACATGCCAATGCCATTGTCCTGCACGGCAAACAGCACCCGCTCAGGCTGCACGTCGATGGCCACCGCAATGCTGCCTTCCTCCGGCGTGTACTTCACGGCGTTGTGCAACAGATTCACCAGCACCTGCACCATGCGCTTGCGGTCGGCCCAAACCAGTGCGGATTCGGGCGCGATGTGCACCGTCAGGTGATGCCGCCGCGCCTCGATGGCAGCGCGCACCTGCTCCACCGCGTCCGACACGATGGTCCTGACATCCAGGCTGACCGGACTGAGCTTGACCAGGCCGCGGGTCACGCGCGACACATCCAGCAGGTCGTCGATCAGGCCGGTCATGTGCCTGACCTGCCTGGAAATGATGGCGCTGGTCTGGGCCAGGCGGGCCTGGTCGAGCTGCGTCAGGCGCAGGAGGTCGGCCGCCGCGCCAATCGGCGCCAGCGGATTGCGCAGTTCATGCGCCAGCATGGCGAGGAATTCATCCTTGCGGCGGTCGGCTTCCTTCAGCTTTTCCTCGGCCCGCTTGCGCTCGGTGATATCCAGCACTACCGCCAGCGCGATATCGCCCGAGGCATTGCCGGTGTCGCGGATCAGGCTCACGGCGGTGTTGGCCCACACCGCCGAGCCGTCCGCGCGCAGATAGCGTTTCTCGATTTCGAATGGCTTGCCGTCCCGCACAAGCCTCTGGAACAGCAGCGCGGTCTGGCCCTGATCGTCCGGATGGGTGAGATCCTCAATCGACAGTCCAACCATTTCGGCACGGCTGCGCCCCAGCATCTGGCAATAGCGTTGATTGGCGCTGACGATCCGGCCTGTCAGGTCCGATTCGGCAATGCCGGCTGCAGTCTGCTCGAACAGCGACAGCAGATGGGCCTCGTTGCGGCGCAGCGCTTCGTTGGTGCGCACCCGCTCGATGTGGGCCCAGGAGCGGTCCACCAGCGCTTCGACCAGCGCGACCTCGTCATTCGACCAGTTGCGCGCCACCGCATGATGCACAGCCATCATCGCCACCAGCTTCCCGGCCTTGACCAACGGACAGCAGATGATGGCCTTGATGCCAATCGCGTTGAACATGGCCGCGCCGCCGCCGATGGCAAGTTCCTCATCCACATCCCGGATCACCAGTGTCCGGCCCGAGCGCATGTCATGCGCCGCGCGCTGGCCGAACAGGTTCAGCGAGTAGATGCCGACCGTGCTGGCCACGCCTGCTGCGGTCCAGTCGTGGCGTATCGTGAACTGGTCATTGTCCATTTCGACGTCGGCATAGGCGCAGCGGGTCACCTCCAGGCTTTCGCCGACCAGCCGGGTCACATCGGCCATGATGGCCTTTGCGTCAACGGCATTGCGGGTGGCCTGGCTGATCGCATCGAGCAAACTGAGCCGTTGTTCGACGCGCTTGCTTTCGGTGATGTCCACCGCGGTCGGCGCAACGAAGAGCACCTGCCCGGCATCATCCGTTACCGGCGAGAGCACCAGGTCGGCCATGCGTTCGCTGCCATCGGCGACAAAATACCGGGTCTCGACCCGGACCGGGCGTCCCTCGGCCGCTTCCAGCGCGCCGGCGCGCACCAGCTTCATCAGCGCATCGGACGGGCTCCACCAGCCGCATTCCCAGAACTTCCTGCCTATCATGTCCTCGCGCCGGAAGCCGCAGGCCTCGATGGAAAGCCGGTTCGCCTCGATCAGGGTGCCGTCGGGCAGCATCACGCAGGCGAAGTAATTGTCCTGCTCGAAAAACGTGCGGTACTTTGCGTTGGCTTCGGCTGCTGCAATGGCAGAGCGGATTGCCAGGCGCTCCTTCAGCTCGATCCGCTTTTGCTCGGTGATGTCGCGGATCTCGATCACCGTGGCGACCGGCACGCCCCTGCGGAATACCGGGCTGGCGGCGCACAGCACGTGAAAGGTGCTGCCATCCTTGCGGAAGAACAGGTCTTCATGGGCTCGGACATCGAAGCGTTCCGGCAGTGCGCGGTCGATCGGGCAGGCTTCCATCGGATAAGGCCGGCCATCGGGGTAGTGATGATGCACCAGCTCGTGCAAGGGCCTGGAGCGGATTTCCCCTACGGTATAACCTGTCATCTCCAGCCAGGCACGGTTTGCGTAGAGGCAGTAGCCGCGCTGGTCCATCATGGCAAAGCCCTGCGTCGAATTCTCGGCGATGGTCAGCGCCAGTTCGGCATGGTCAAACAGATCTCTTGATGCCGCATCGCCCCCGGTCTGGAATGCCAACCCGGCGTTCTCAAGCAATTCGCTGTGCCAGGCCAGCACCTGCTGCGCCGTTACGCCAAAACGTTCGGCCAGCACTTCCGCGCTCTGGTCTCGCTTGTGCGCGGCGAGTGCCACGGCGGCACGGAATGTGGGCGGATGATCGAAACCGGGTTGATCCTGCTGATCTGAGGATGCCATAAGGGGACAGGTCGAAATTGAACAAGAAAAATGCAAGCTCGGTGCTGACCATGCAACATCGCACGCCTTGAAACAATATCAGATCGGAAACAAAGTACATTGCCGTAACCAGACGCCTCGCGCACCTGCCGGCGGCTCCCCTGTGAGGGCGTTCTTGACGGCTTTGCGATTATTACATTTCGCTGGAAACCCATTTCCATGACATTCATGATCAAAGAGAAAAAGCCGGTATGCACCATGATCGATGATGCATACCGGCTTTCACGAAAGGCCGATAAGACCTGGCGATTGCAATCAAGCTGATGGCCGACGGATAAGCCGGCGATCCAACTCTGCAATCAGAGTTCGGGCGGAATTCGCGCTACCGCCCTGAATTTGTCAAAGCCACTTTCACGCAGCGGCTCGATCCGGTAGTGCAAATTGCGCAACCTTGCAATGAGCGCGTTGTAAACCTGTTCGCTCTCGGCGCCAATAATTCGATAGACCTCGCCGTCGCCATTTTCTATGCCGAACTGGCGAACGCTTCCGGCAGTAATCGCCTCCACTTCGGGCACACCCAGAAATGCAATCAATGCATGGTCGAATTTCGGAACCGCCTTGCCTTTTAACAGTATGGTTTCCATAAGATTTCCTTGATGCGAACAATCGGCGCCAATCGTTTCCGCCAAACTGCCGGCGATAGCGAAATGGCATTCTCCATTGATGCAGTAACATCGCTCCACCCCGATGAGGTATTGCAACGGGCAATAGCGCGTATGCCGCAAATGGCAACAACAAAGGCGCTGCGCAATTCCCGAAAGCGAAGCTAAAAAGCTAATTGCATAAAACGGGCCAGCCAGACAAAGGCGTATCGATTCAGTGCTTTAGTCCGAATTGAAAAACGCGCCGGCATGAATGTGTAAATTAAGCCGACAAATTTATATTTACATTTTTGCAGCATTCTTGAAGGGATGCCTTCGCAGGCAATCCCTGTTTCCCTGCATGTGCCGTATGTGGGTCAAGCTGCCGATGGGAGCGTGGTAATGATTTGCTCTTCGAAACCGAGGAAAGGTGGCTGCCCGCCCGCCGAGCGGGTTTGCGGGCCGGCATGCCACTTGCTTATAAGGAAGCAAAGATTTTTCCGGGCGCGTATCATACGCGGCTGTTTTTCATCAACGGATTGCCTGCCTCATGACACGCCCTAGTTACTTTCCGGACAACTTCACGCTGGCCATTGCGCTGACGGTGATTCTGGCCAGCGTGCTGCCCTGCTCCGGCCGCGTGGCCGATGTCGCGCATGACGTGACCAGCGTCTCGATTGCGCTGCTGTTCTTTCTGCACGGCGCCAAGCTGCCGCGCGAGGCCATCGTCGCCGGCGCCACCCATTGGCGGCTGCATCTCGTCATTCTGGCCAGCACCTTCATCGTGTTTCCGCTGCTGGGCTGGCTGATGAAGCCGCTGGCCCTGACGCTGATCACGCCGCAGCTCTACACCGGCCTGCTGTTCCTGTGCATGCTGCCCTCGACGGTGCAGTCGTCGATTGCCCTGGTGGCCGTGGCCCGCGGCAATGTGCCTGCCGCCATCTGCAGCGCGTCCGCCTCGAATCTGATCGGCATGTTCGCCACGCCCGTGCTGGTTGGCCTGTTCGTGGTGCATGGCATCTCGGCCAGCGCCTCTTTTGATTCCATCCTCAAGATCATCGTGCAGCTGCTCCTGCCCTTTGCGGCCGGCCAGATGCTGCGGCCGCGCATCGGCGGCTTCGTCGACCGCCACAAGCCCTCGCTGCGCCTGATCGACCAGGGCTCGATCCTGCTGGTGGTCTACACCGCCTTCAGCGAAGCGGTGATCCAGGGCTTGTGGCAGCAACTGCCGCCTTCGGCGCTGGCCGGCCTGGTGATGATCAATCTGCTGCTGCTCGGCGCCGCGCTGGCGGTGTCGACCCTGATCAGCCGCCGCATGGGCCTGTCGCGCGAGGATGAAATCACGCTGGTGTTCTGCGGCTCCAAGAAGAGCCTGGCCAGCGGCGTGCCGATGGCCAAGGTGCTGTTCGCCAGCCATGCGGTGGGCATGATCGTGCTGCCGCTGATGCTGTTCCACCAGATCCAGCTGATGCTGTGCGCCATGCTGGCGCAGCGCTATGCGCGCAGGAAGCAGGTTCTGATTCCCCTGAAACGCTGACATTCCGGACCGTCCAATGATGAATCCCTCTCCCAACCCGGCGCGCGGCCGGCATGGCATGGCAACCGCCCCTAACGCACTTGCCGCGCAAAGCGCAATGGCAGTGCTGCGCGAAGGCGGCAATGCGGTAGAGGCGATGATTGCCGCCGCAGCCACGATCGCGGTGGTCTATCCGCACATGAACAGCATCGGCGGCGATGGCT
Coding sequences within:
- a CDS encoding PAS domain S-box protein; this translates as MASSDQQDQPGFDHPPTFRAAVALAAHKRDQSAEVLAERFGVTAQQVLAWHSELLENAGLAFQTGGDAASRDLFDHAELALTIAENSTQGFAMMDQRGYCLYANRAWLEMTGYTVGEIRSRPLHELVHHHYPDGRPYPMEACPIDRALPERFDVRAHEDLFFRKDGSTFHVLCAASPVFRRGVPVATVIEIRDITEQKRIELKERLAIRSAIAAAEANAKYRTFFEQDNYFACVMLPDGTLIEANRLSIEACGFRREDMIGRKFWECGWWSPSDALMKLVRAGALEAAEGRPVRVETRYFVADGSERMADLVLSPVTDDAGQVLFVAPTAVDITESKRVEQRLSLLDAISQATRNAVDAKAIMADVTRLVGESLEVTRCAYADVEMDNDQFTIRHDWTAAGVASTVGIYSLNLFGQRAAHDMRSGRTLVIRDVDEELAIGGGAAMFNAIGIKAIICCPLVKAGKLVAMMAVHHAVARNWSNDEVALVEALVDRSWAHIERVRTNEALRRNEAHLLSLFEQTAAGIAESDLTGRIVSANQRYCQMLGRSRAEMVGLSIEDLTHPDDQGQTALLFQRLVRDGKPFEIEKRYLRADGSAVWANTAVSLIRDTGNASGDIALAVVLDITERKRAEEKLKEADRRKDEFLAMLAHELRNPLAPIGAAADLLRLTQLDQARLAQTSAIISRQVRHMTGLIDDLLDVSRVTRGLVKLSPVSLDVRTIVSDAVEQVRAAIEARRHHLTVHIAPESALVWADRKRMVQVLVNLLHNAVKYTPEEGSIAVAIDVQPERVLFAVQDNGIGMSAELISSAFDLFTQAERSLDRSQGGLGIGLALVRSLVELHRGTVGAESAGRGLGSRFTVSLPRLVEPVRPAGAAQDDAIPAAPPRPLKILIVDDNADAAAMLALFLESCGHRVIVEHDSHAALERAAREAPDACLLDIGLPGMDGNALARALRAQAQTASTLLIAVTGYGQERDRKEAMEAGFDHHFVKPVDTAGILALLETINQKKL
- a CDS encoding bile acid:sodium symporter family protein, producing the protein MTRPSYFPDNFTLAIALTVILASVLPCSGRVADVAHDVTSVSIALLFFLHGAKLPREAIVAGATHWRLHLVILASTFIVFPLLGWLMKPLALTLITPQLYTGLLFLCMLPSTVQSSIALVAVARGNVPAAICSASASNLIGMFATPVLVGLFVVHGISASASFDSILKIIVQLLLPFAAGQMLRPRIGGFVDRHKPSLRLIDQGSILLVVYTAFSEAVIQGLWQQLPPSALAGLVMINLLLLGAALAVSTLISRRMGLSREDEITLVFCGSKKSLASGVPMAKVLFASHAVGMIVLPLMLFHQIQLMLCAMLAQRYARRKQVLIPLKR